One window of Lemur catta isolate mLemCat1 chromosome 3, mLemCat1.pri, whole genome shotgun sequence genomic DNA carries:
- the LOC123636018 gene encoding uncharacterized protein LOC123636018 produces the protein MDGPGRWRDPRSPAPCAWRPPEGRSPGPRRGLNPWGRRPRTGVAGRSSRLPRSPGTRGLGVTSAGRGGTVGSWGHLCPGPEPGTLGHLVPQRMRPTRALSAWSHRPREYEYMQVCTEVSKHGSGSRCCVPAVNPTALGPSAGQGDPSSSPQAAKGRPLAAPAPTPGGRAGATRASPRLRNHQHIPLPLVQINPQKICPALWEAKVGGLLDPRSSRLQ, from the exons ATGGACGGACCTGGGCGGTGGAGGGACCCACGAAGCCCCGCCCCCTGCGCGTGGCGCCCGCCGGAAGGGAGGTCGCCTGGGCCACGCCGCGGCCTGAATCCTTGGGGCCGGCGGCCGCGGACCGGTGTCGCTGGGCGGAGTTCGCGTCTGCCGCGCTCCCCTGGGACTCGGGGCTTGGGGGTCACATCGGCGGGCCGCGGGGGCACCGTGGGAAGTTGGGGACATTTGTGTCCGGGCCCCGAGCCGGGGACACTGGGTCATCTTGTGCCCCAACGGATGCGCCCAACTCGTGCGCTCTCTGCTTGGTCCCACAGACCACGTGAATACGAGTACATGCAGGTGTGTACGGAGGTGTCCAAGCACGGCAGCGGCTCAAGGTGTTGTGTCCCAGCAGTAAACCCAACGGCCCTGGGGCCCTCCGCAGGGCAAGGAGACCCGAGCAGCAGCCCTCAGGCTGCGAAGGGCCGGCCACTCGCTGCTCCCGCCCCCACTCCTGGAGGAAGAGCTGGGGCCACTAGAGCAAGTCCCAGGCTGCGAAA CCACCAGCACATTCCCCTCCCCCTTGTCCAAATAAACCCTCAGAAGATctgcccagcactttgggaggccaaggtgggaggattgcttgaccccaggagttcaaggctgcagtga
- the DVL1 gene encoding segment polarity protein dishevelled homolog DVL-1 isoform X2, with amino-acid sequence MAETKIIYHMDEEETPYLVKLPVAPERVTLADFKNVLSNRPVHAYKFFFKSMDQDFGVVKEEIFDDNAKLPCFNGRVVSWLVLAEGAHSDAGSQGTDSHADLPPPLERTGGIGDSRPPSFHPNVASSRDGMDNETGTESIVSHRRERARRRNREEAARTNGHPRGDRRRDLGLPPDSASTLLSSELESSSFVDSDEDDDTSRLSSSTEQSTSSRLIRKHKRRRRKQRLRQTDRASSFSSITDSTMSLNIVTVTLNMERHHFLGISIVGQSNDRGDGGIYIGSIMKGGAVAADGRIEPGDMLLQVNDVNFENMSNDDAVRVLREIVSQTGPISLTVAKCWDPTPRSYFTIPRADPVRPIDPAAWLSHTAALTGALPRYELEDAPLTVKSDMGAVVRVMQLPDSGLEIRDRMWLKITIANAVIGADVVDWLYTHVEGFRERREARKYASSMLKRGFLRHTVNKITFSEQCYYVFGDLCSNLAALNLNSGSSGASDQDTLAPLPHSAAPWPLGQGYPYQYPGPPPCFPPAYQDPGFSYGSGSTGSQQSEGSKSSGSTRSSRRPGREKECRAAGAGGSGSESDHTAPSGVGSSGWRERPASQLSRGSSPRSQASATAPGLPPLHPLTKAYAVVGGPPGGPPVRELAAVPPELTGSRQSFQKAMGNPCEFFVDIM; translated from the exons ATGGCGGAGACCAAGATCATCTACCACATGGACGAGGAGGAGACTCCGTACCTGGTCAAGCTGCCCGTGGCCCCCGAGCGCGTCACGCTGGCCGACTTCAAGAACGTGCTCAGCAACCGGCCTGTGCACGCCTACAAATTCTTCTTCAAGTCCATGGACCAGGACTTCGG GGTGGTGAAGGAGGAAATCTTCGACGACAACGCCAAGCTGCCTTGCTTCAACGGCCGTGTGGTTTCCTGG CTGGTCTTGGCCGAGGGTGCTCACTCGGACGCGGGGTCCCAGGGCACTGACAGCCACGCGGACCTGCCCCCGCCTCTCGAGCGGACAGGTGGCATCGGAGACTCCCGGCCCCCCTCCTTCCA CCCAAATGTGGCCAGCAGCCGCGATGGAATGGACAATGAGACCGGCACGGAGTCCATTGTCAGCCACCGGCGGGAGCGAGCCCGGCGGCGGAACCGCGAGGAAG cCGCCCGGACCAATGGGCACCCGAGGGGGGACCGGCGGCGGGACCTGGGGCTGCCCCCAGACAGTGCGTCCACCCTGCTGAGCAGCGAGCTCGAGTCTAGCAGCTTCGTCGACTCTGATGAGGATGACGATACCAGCAG GCTGAGCAGCTCCACGGAGCAGAGCACCTCGTCCCGGCTCATCCGGAAGCACAAGCGCCGTCGGCGGAAGCAGCGCCTGCGGCAGACGGACAGG GCCTCCTCTTTTAGCAGTATCACCGACTCCACCATGTCCCTGAACATCGTCACCGTCACGCTCAACATGG AGCGGCACCACTTCCTGGGCATTAGCATCGTGGGCCAGAGCAACGACCGGGGTGACGGTGGCATCTACATCGGCTCCATCATGAAGGGCGGGGCCGTGGCCGCTGACGGCCGCATTGAGCCCGGCGATATGCTGCTGCAG gtgAACGACGTCAACTTTGAGAACATGAGCAACGATGACGCGGTGCGGGTGCTGCGGGAGATCGTGTCCCAGACGGG GCCCATCAGCCTCACGGTGGCCAAGTGCTGGGACCCGACTCCCCGGAGCTACTTCACCATTCCGAGGG CCGACCCAGTGCGGCCCATCGACCCGGCCGCCTGGCTGTCCCACACGGCGGCGCTGACGGGAGCCCTGCCGCGCTACG AGCTGGAGGACGCCCCGCTGACGGTGAAGAGTGACATGGGCGCCGTCGTCCGGGTCATGCAACTACCGGATTCGGGACTGGAGATCCGCGACCGCATGTGGCTCAAGATCACCATCGCCAATGCCGTCATCG GCGCGGACGTGGTGGACTGGCTGTACACGCACGTGGAGGGCTTCAGGGAGCGGCGGGAGGCGCGGAAGTACGCCAGCAGCATGCTGAAGCGTGGCTTCCTGCGGCACACGGTCAACAAGATCACCTTTTCCGAGCAGTGCTACTACGTCTTCGGGGACCTGTGCAGCA ATCTCGCAGCCCTGAACCTCAACAGTGGCTCCAGTGGAGCCTCCGACCAGGACACACTGGCCCCGCTGCCCCACTCGGCTGCACCCTGGCCCCTGGGGCAGGGCTACCCCTACCAGTACCCGGGGCCCCCACCCTGCTTCCCACCTGCCTACCAGGACCCCGGCTTTAGCTATGGCAGTGGCAGCACCGGGAGTCAGCAGAGCGAAG ggagcAAAAGCAGCGGGTCCACCCGGAGCAGCCGGCGCCCGGGCCGTGAGAAGGAGTGCCGGGCAGCTGGAGCCGGGGGCAGCGGCAGCGAATCGGACCACACGGCGCCAAGCGGGGTGGGCAGCAGCGGCTGGCGGGAGCGTCCGGCCAGCCAGCTCAGCCGCGGCAGCAGCCCGCGCAGTCAGGCCTCAGCCACCGCCCCGGGCCTTCCCCCGCTGCACCCCCTGACGAAGGCCTATGCAGTGGTGGGGGGGCCGCCAGGGGGGCCCCCTGTCCGGGAGCTGGCCGCTGTGCCCCCAGAGTTGACAGGCAGCCGGCAGTCCTTCCAGAAGGCCATGGGGAACCCCTGTGAGTTCTTTGTGGACATCATGTGA
- the DVL1 gene encoding segment polarity protein dishevelled homolog DVL-1 isoform X1 — protein MAETKIIYHMDEEETPYLVKLPVAPERVTLADFKNVLSNRPVHAYKFFFKSMDQDFGVVKEEIFDDNAKLPCFNGRVVSWLVLAEGAHSDAGSQGTDSHADLPPPLERTGGIGDSRPPSFHPNVASSRDGMDNETGTESIVSHRRERARRRNREEAARTNGHPRGDRRRDLGLPPDSASTLLSSELESSSFVDSDEDDDTSRLSSSTEQSTSSRLIRKHKRRRRKQRLRQTDRASSFSSITDSTMSLNIVTVTLNMERHHFLGISIVGQSNDRGDGGIYIGSIMKGGAVAADGRIEPGDMLLQVNDVNFENMSNDDAVRVLREIVSQTGPISLTVAKCWDPTPRSYFTIPRADPVRPIDPAAWLSHTAALTGALPRYGTSPCSSAVTRTSSSSLTSSVPGVPQLEDAPLTVKSDMGAVVRVMQLPDSGLEIRDRMWLKITIANAVIGADVVDWLYTHVEGFRERREARKYASSMLKRGFLRHTVNKITFSEQCYYVFGDLCSNLAALNLNSGSSGASDQDTLAPLPHSAAPWPLGQGYPYQYPGPPPCFPPAYQDPGFSYGSGSTGSQQSEGSKSSGSTRSSRRPGREKECRAAGAGGSGSESDHTAPSGVGSSGWRERPASQLSRGSSPRSQASATAPGLPPLHPLTKAYAVVGGPPGGPPVRELAAVPPELTGSRQSFQKAMGNPCEFFVDIM, from the exons ATGGCGGAGACCAAGATCATCTACCACATGGACGAGGAGGAGACTCCGTACCTGGTCAAGCTGCCCGTGGCCCCCGAGCGCGTCACGCTGGCCGACTTCAAGAACGTGCTCAGCAACCGGCCTGTGCACGCCTACAAATTCTTCTTCAAGTCCATGGACCAGGACTTCGG GGTGGTGAAGGAGGAAATCTTCGACGACAACGCCAAGCTGCCTTGCTTCAACGGCCGTGTGGTTTCCTGG CTGGTCTTGGCCGAGGGTGCTCACTCGGACGCGGGGTCCCAGGGCACTGACAGCCACGCGGACCTGCCCCCGCCTCTCGAGCGGACAGGTGGCATCGGAGACTCCCGGCCCCCCTCCTTCCA CCCAAATGTGGCCAGCAGCCGCGATGGAATGGACAATGAGACCGGCACGGAGTCCATTGTCAGCCACCGGCGGGAGCGAGCCCGGCGGCGGAACCGCGAGGAAG cCGCCCGGACCAATGGGCACCCGAGGGGGGACCGGCGGCGGGACCTGGGGCTGCCCCCAGACAGTGCGTCCACCCTGCTGAGCAGCGAGCTCGAGTCTAGCAGCTTCGTCGACTCTGATGAGGATGACGATACCAGCAG GCTGAGCAGCTCCACGGAGCAGAGCACCTCGTCCCGGCTCATCCGGAAGCACAAGCGCCGTCGGCGGAAGCAGCGCCTGCGGCAGACGGACAGG GCCTCCTCTTTTAGCAGTATCACCGACTCCACCATGTCCCTGAACATCGTCACCGTCACGCTCAACATGG AGCGGCACCACTTCCTGGGCATTAGCATCGTGGGCCAGAGCAACGACCGGGGTGACGGTGGCATCTACATCGGCTCCATCATGAAGGGCGGGGCCGTGGCCGCTGACGGCCGCATTGAGCCCGGCGATATGCTGCTGCAG gtgAACGACGTCAACTTTGAGAACATGAGCAACGATGACGCGGTGCGGGTGCTGCGGGAGATCGTGTCCCAGACGGG GCCCATCAGCCTCACGGTGGCCAAGTGCTGGGACCCGACTCCCCGGAGCTACTTCACCATTCCGAGGG CCGACCCAGTGCGGCCCATCGACCCGGCCGCCTGGCTGTCCCACACGGCGGCGCTGACGGGAGCCCTGCCGCGCTACGGTACGAGCCCCTGCTCCAGCGCTGTGACGCGCACCAGCTCCTCCTCACTAACCAGCTCCGTGCCTGGCGTTCCAC AGCTGGAGGACGCCCCGCTGACGGTGAAGAGTGACATGGGCGCCGTCGTCCGGGTCATGCAACTACCGGATTCGGGACTGGAGATCCGCGACCGCATGTGGCTCAAGATCACCATCGCCAATGCCGTCATCG GCGCGGACGTGGTGGACTGGCTGTACACGCACGTGGAGGGCTTCAGGGAGCGGCGGGAGGCGCGGAAGTACGCCAGCAGCATGCTGAAGCGTGGCTTCCTGCGGCACACGGTCAACAAGATCACCTTTTCCGAGCAGTGCTACTACGTCTTCGGGGACCTGTGCAGCA ATCTCGCAGCCCTGAACCTCAACAGTGGCTCCAGTGGAGCCTCCGACCAGGACACACTGGCCCCGCTGCCCCACTCGGCTGCACCCTGGCCCCTGGGGCAGGGCTACCCCTACCAGTACCCGGGGCCCCCACCCTGCTTCCCACCTGCCTACCAGGACCCCGGCTTTAGCTATGGCAGTGGCAGCACCGGGAGTCAGCAGAGCGAAG ggagcAAAAGCAGCGGGTCCACCCGGAGCAGCCGGCGCCCGGGCCGTGAGAAGGAGTGCCGGGCAGCTGGAGCCGGGGGCAGCGGCAGCGAATCGGACCACACGGCGCCAAGCGGGGTGGGCAGCAGCGGCTGGCGGGAGCGTCCGGCCAGCCAGCTCAGCCGCGGCAGCAGCCCGCGCAGTCAGGCCTCAGCCACCGCCCCGGGCCTTCCCCCGCTGCACCCCCTGACGAAGGCCTATGCAGTGGTGGGGGGGCCGCCAGGGGGGCCCCCTGTCCGGGAGCTGGCCGCTGTGCCCCCAGAGTTGACAGGCAGCCGGCAGTCCTTCCAGAAGGCCATGGGGAACCCCTGTGAGTTCTTTGTGGACATCATGTGA
- the TAS1R3 gene encoding taste receptor type 1 member 3 encodes MPSFAVLGLSLAAFLSPGMGAPLCLSRQLKMSGDYVLGGLVPLGTAEETSLRGRTQPSSPVCTRFSAVGLLWALTVKMAVEEINNGSALLPGLHLGYDLFDTCSEPVVAMKPSLMFLARVGSCDIAAYCDYTRYRPRVLAVIGPHSSELALVTGKFFSFFLVPQVSYGASMDRLSTRETFPSFFRTVPSDRVQLTAMVELLQEFGWNWVAALGSDDEYGRQGLSIFSGLANAQGICIAHEGLVPLSQADGLQLGKVQDVLHQVNQSNVQVVVLFATAHAAYALFTYSISCKLSPKVWVASEPWLTSERVMALAGMAQVGTVLGFMQRGLLLPEFSDYVKTRLALAADPAFCASLSVEQPDLEEHVVGPRCPQCDHITLQNVSAELMYHRTFPAYAAVYSVAQALHNTLQCNSSGCPAREPVQPWQLLENMYNMSFRARSLELQFDVNGNVDMEFDLKLWVWEQQTPKLLTVGTFHRHLQVQHGKILWHTAHNQTPVSQCSRQCREGQVRRVKGFHSCCYDCVDCRAGSYQSSTDDLTCTLCNRDEWSPERSTRCFPRRTRFLAWGDPAVLLLLLLLGLVLGLVLAALGLFVHHQDSPLVQASGGLLACFGLACLGLVCLSSLLFPGRPSPTSCLAQQPLAHLPLTGCLSTLLLQAAEIFVESELPQSWADWLRGRLQGPWAWLAVLLPILVEAALCTWYLTAFPPAVVTDWQVLPTEALVHCRVHSWVSLGLVHATNATLASLCFLGTFLVQSRPSRYSRARGITFATLAYLITWVSFVPLLANVQVAYQPAVQMGALLLSALGILAAFHLPKCYLLLWQPELNTPEFFLGGGPGDATGRDGNRAEEGTRGKSE; translated from the exons ATGCCAAGCTTTGctgtcctgggcctcagcctcgcGGCCTTCTTGAGTCCTGGGATGGGGGCCCCGCTGTGCCTGTCACGGCAGCTCAAGATGTCAGGGGACTATGTGCTGGGCGGGCTCGTCCCCCTGGGCACAGCCGAGGAGACCAGCCTCCGTGGCAGGACGCAGCCCAGCAGCCCCGTGTGCACCAG GTTCTCGGCCGTCGGCCTGCTCTGGGCACTGACCGTGAAGATGGCCGTGGAGGAGATCAACAACGGGTCTGCCCTGCTGCCGGGGCTGCACCTGGGCTACGACCTCTTCGACACGTGCTCGGAGCCCGTGGTGGCCATGAAGCCCAGCCTGATGTTCCTGGCCAGAGTGGGCAGCTGCGACATCGCCGCCTACTGCGACTACACACGCTACCGGCCTCGCGTGCTGGCCGTCATCGGGCCCCACTCCTCAGAGCTCGCCCTGGTCACGGGCAAGTTCTTCAGCTTCTTCCTCGTGCCCCAG GTCAGCTACGGTGCCAGCATGGACCGGCTCAGCACCCGGGAGACCTTCCCCTCCTTCTTCCGCACGGTGCCCAGCGACCGCGTGCAGCTGACGGCCATGGTGGAGCTGCTGCAGGAGTTCGGCTGGAACTGGGTGGCCGCGCTGGGCAGCGACGACGAGTATGGCCGGCAGGGCCTGAGCATCTTCTCGGGCCTGGCCAACGCGCAGGGCATCTGCATCGCACACGAGGGCCTGGTGCCGCTGTCCCAGGCCGACGGGCTGCAGCTGGGCAAGGTGCAGGACGTGCTGCACCAGGTCAACCAGAGCAACGTGCAGGTGGTGGTGCTGTTCGCCACGGCCCACGCGGCCTACGCCCTCTTCACCTACAGCATCAGCTGCAAGCTCTCGCCCAAGGTGTGGGTGGCCAGCGAGCCCTGGCTGACCTCAGAGCGGGTCATGGCGCTGGCTGGCATGGCCCAGGTGGGCACCGTGCTTGGCTTCATGCAGCGGGGCCTCTTGCTGCCCGAGTTCTCCGACTACGTGAAGACCCGCCTGGCCCTGGCTGCCGACCCGGCCTTCTGTGCCTCGCTGAGCGTGGAGCAGCCAGACCTGGAGGAGCACGTGGTGGGGCCGCGCTGCCCGCAGTGCGACCACATCACACTGCAGAACGTGTCGGCCGAGCTGATGTACCACCGCACCTTCCCCGCCTACGCGGCTGTGTACAGCGTGGCCCAAGCCCTGCACAACACCCTGCAGTGCAACAGCTCGGGCTGCCCCGCGCGGGAGCCCGTGCAGCCCTGGCAG CTTCTGGAGAACATGTACAACATGAGCTTCCGCGCTCGCAGCCTGGAGCTGCAGTTCGACGTCAACGGGAACGTGGACATGGAGTTCGACCTGAAGCTGTGGGTGTGGGAGCAGCAGACACCCAAGCTCCTCACCGTGGGCACCTTCCACAGGCACCTGCAGGTGCAGCACGGCAAGATCTTGTGGCACACGGCCCACAACCAG ACACCAGTGTCCCAGTGCTCGCGGCAGTGCCGGGAGGGCCAGGTGCGCCGGGTGAAGGGCTTCCACTCCTGCTGCTACGACTGCGTGGACTGCAGGGCAGGCAGCTACCAGAGCAGCACAG ACGACCTCACCTGCACCCTCTGCAACCGGGATGAGTGGTCCCCAGAGCGGAGCACACGCTGCTTCCCCCGGAGGACCAGGTTCCTGGCGTGGGGGGACCCggctgtgctgctgctgctcctgctgctgggcCTGGTGTTGGGCCTGGTGCTGGCTGCGCTGGGGCTCTTTGTCCACCACCAGGACAGCCCACTGGTGCAGGCCTCAGGTGGGCTCCTGGCTTGCTTCGGCCTGGCCTGCCTGGGCCTGGTCTGCCTCAGCAGCCTCCTGTTCCCCGGCCGGCCGAGCCCCACCAGCTGCCTGGCCCAGCAGCCGCTGGCACACCTCCCGCTCACCGGCTGCCTGAGCACACTGCTCCTGCAGGCCGCCGAGATCTTTGTGGAGTCGGAGCTGCCTCAGAGCTGGGCGGACTGGCTGCGGGGCCGCCTGCAGgggccctgggcctggctggcGGTGCTGCTGCCCATCCTGGTGGAGGCAGCGCTGTGCACCTGGTACCTGACAGCCTTCCCACCAGCGGTGGTGACAGACTGGCAGGTGCTGCCCACAGAGGCGCTGGTGCACTGCCGCGTGCACTCCTGGGTCAGCCTCGGCCTGGTGCACGCCACCAACGCCACGCTGGCTTCCCTCTGCTTTCTGGGCACCTTCCTGGTGCAGAGCCGACCCAGCCGCTACAGCCGCGCCCGCGGCATCACCTTCGCCACGCTGGCCTACCTCATCACCTGGGTCTCCTTTGTGCCCCTCCTGGCCAACGTGCAGGTGGCCTACCAGCCAGCCGTGCAGATGGGCGCCCTCCTCCTCAGTGCCCTGGGCATCCTGGCCGCCTTCCACCTGCCCAAGTGCTACCTGCTGCTGTGGCAGCCTGAGCTCAACACCCCTGAGTTCTTCCTGGGAGGGGGTCCTGGGGATGCCACAGGCAGGGACGGCAATCGGGCTGAGGAAGGAACTCGGGGCAAGAGCGAGTGA
- the LOC123636021 gene encoding ceramide-1-phosphate transfer protein: protein MDDSETGFNLKVVLVSFKQCLNEKEEVLLDHYITSWKGLVRFLSSLGSIFSFISKDVVSKLQIMERLRSGPQGEHYSSLQSMVAYEVGHQLVDLEHRSHHPNSGCRTVLRLHRALHWLQLFLEGLRTSPEDARTSTLCTDSYNASLAAYHPWIVRRAVTVAFCTLPTRTVFLEAMNVGTTEQAVEMLGEALPCIEHVYGVSQKLYAEHSLLDLP, encoded by the exons ATGGATGATTCAGAGACAGGTTTCAACCTGAAGGTCGTCCTGGTCAGTTTCAAGCAGTGTCTCAACGAGAAGGAAGAGGTCCTGTTGGACCACTACATCACCAGCTGGAAGGGGCTGGTCAG GTTTCTGAGCAGCCTGGGCAGCATCTTCTCCTTCATCTCCAAGGACGTGGTCTCAAAGCTGCAGATCATGGAGCGTCTGAGGAGCGGCCCCCAGGGCGAGCACTACAGCAGCTTGCAGTCCATGGTGGCCTACGAGGTGGGCCACCAGCTGGTGGACCTGGAGCACCGCTCCCACCACCCCAACTCAGGCTGCCGGACCGTGCTGCGCCTGCACCGCGCGCTGCACTGGCTGCAGCTGTTCCTGGAGGGCCTGCGCACCAGCCCCGAGGACGCGCGCACCTCCACGCTCTGCACCGACTCCTACAACGCCTCGCTGGCCGCCTACCACCCCTGGATTGTGCGCCGGGCCGTCACCGTGGCCTTCTGCACCCTGCCCACACGCACGGTCTTCCTGGAGGCCATGAACGTGGGGACCACTGAGCAGGCTGTGGAGATGCTGGGGGAGGCCCTGCCCTGCATCGAGCACGTCTACGGCGTCTCCCAGAAGCTCTATGCTGAGCACTCCCTGCTGGACCTGCCCTAG
- the INTS11 gene encoding integrator complex subunit 11: MPEIRVTPLGAGQDVGRSCILVSIAGKNVMLDCGMHMGFSDDRRFPDFSYITQSGRLTDFLDCVIISHFHLDHCGALPYFSEMVGYDGPIYMTHPTQAICPILLEDYRKIAVDKKGEANFFTSQMIKDCMKKVVAVHLHQTVQVDDELEIKAYYAGHVLGAAMFQIKVGSESVVYTGDYNMTPDRHLGAAWIDKCRPNLLITESTYATTIRDSKRCRERDFLKKVHETVERGGKVLIPVFALGRAQELCILLETFWERMNLKVPIYFSTGLTEKANHYYKLFITWTNQKIRKTFVQRNMFEFKHIKAFDRAFADNPGPMVVFATPGMLHAGQSLQIFRKWAGNEKNMVIMPGYCVQGTVGHKILSGQRKLEMEGRQVLEVKMQVEYMSFSAHADAKGIMQLVGQAEPESVLLVHGEAKKMEFLKQKIEQEFRVNCYMPANGETVVLPTSPSIPGGISLGLLKREMAQGLLPEAKRPRLLHGTLIMKDSNFRLVSSEQALKELGLAEHQLRFTCRVHLHDTRKEQETAMRVYSHLKSVLKDHCVQHLPDGSVTVESILIQAAAPSEDPATKVLLVSWTYQDEELGSYLTSLLKKGLPQAPS; this comes from the exons ATGCCGGAGATCAGAGTCACTCCCCTGG GGGCCGGCCAGGATGTGGGCCGAAGCTGTATCCTGGTCTCCATCGCGGGCAAGAACGTCATGCTGGACTGTGGCATGCACATGGGCTTCAGTGATGAC AGGCGTTTCCCTGACTTTTCCTACATCACCCAGAGTGGCCGGCTGACCGACTTCCTGGACTGCGTGATCATCAG CCACTTCCACCTGGACCACTGCGGGGCACTGCCCTACTTCAGCGAGATGGTGGGCTACGACGGGCCCATCTACATGACGCACCCCACCCAGGCCATCTGCCCCATCCTGCTGGAGGACTACCGCAAGATCGCCGTGGACAAGAAGGGCGAGGCCAACTTCTTCACCTCCCAGATGATCAAGGACTGCATGAAGAAGGTGGTGGCCGTCCACCTCCACCAGACGGTCCAG GTGGATGACGAGCTGGAAATCAAGGCCTACTACGCAGGTCACGTGCTGGGGGCGGCCATGTTCCAGATCAAAGTGGGCTCAGAGTCAGTGGTCTACACG GGTGACTATAACATGACGCCAGACCGACATTTGGG AGCTGCCTGGATCGATAAGTGCCGCCCCAATCTGCTCATCACGGAGTCCACGTATGCCACGACCATCCGAGACTCCAAGCGCTGCCGGGAGCGAGACTTTCTAAAGAAAGTCCACGAGACTGTGGAACGTGGCGGGAAG GTGCTGATCCCTGTGTTTGCCCTGGGCCGAGCGCAGGAACTCTGCATCCTGCTGGAGACCTTCTG GGAGCGCATGAACCTGAAGGTCCCCATCTACTTCTCCACGGGGCTGACAGAGAAGGCCAACCACTACTACAAGCTCTTCATCACATGGACCAACCAGAAGATCCGCAAGACCTTTGTCCAGAGGAACATGTTTGAGTTCAAGCACATCAAGGCCTTTGACCGGGCATTTGCGGACAACCCGGGCCCGATG GTCGTGTTTGCCACGCCAGGGATGCTGCACGCAGGCCAGTCCCTGCAGATCTTCCGGAAGTGGGCGGGGAATGAGAAGAATATG GTCATCATGCCCGGCTACTGCGTGCAGGGCACCGTGGGCCACAAGATCCTGAGCGGGCAGCGCAAGCTGGAAATGGAGGGTCGGCAGGTG cTGGAGGTGAAGATGCAGGTGGAGTACATGTCGTTCAGCGCCCACGCCGATGCCAAGGGCATCATGCAGCTGGTGGGCCAGGCGGAGCCAGAGAGCGTGCTGCTGGTGCACGGCGAGGCCAAGAAGATGGAGTTCCTGAAGCAGAAGATTGAGCAGGAATTCC GAGTCAACTGCTATATGCCGGCCAATGGCGAGACGGTGGTGCTGCCCACGAGCCCCAGCATCCCTGGGGGCATCTCGCTGGGGCTGCTGAAGCGGGAGATGGCGCAGG GGCTGCTCCCTGAGGCCAAGAGGCCCCGGCTCCTGCACGGCACCCTGATCATGAAGGACAGT AACTTCCGGCTCGTGTCTTCGGAGCAAGCCCTTAAGGAGCTGGGCCTGGCCGAGCACCAGCTGCGCTTCACCTGCCGTGTACACCTACACGACACACGCAAGGAGCAGGAGACAGCCATGCGTGTCTACAGCCACCTCAAGAG CGTCCTGAAGGACCACTGCGTGCAGCACCTCCCAGACGGCTCCGTGACGGTCGAGTCCATCCTCATCCAGGCTGCCGCCCCCTCTGAGGACCCAGCCACCAAGGTGCTGCTGGTCTCCTGGACCTACCAG GACGAGGAGCTGGGGAGCTACCTCACATCGCTGCTCAAGAAgggcctcccccaggcccccagctga